The Coffea eugenioides isolate CCC68of chromosome 8, Ceug_1.0, whole genome shotgun sequence genome has a segment encoding these proteins:
- the LOC113780595 gene encoding uncharacterized protein LOC113780595, with the protein MVEWVHSILLKNLSLWAAKIPNVTSWVWRKILQTRGLAQPFIRHIVGNGNNISFWFDTWHPLGPLYKRFTGNLLYSFGCKPHALVSEIIVDGRWRWPVGRKATAEVKRFKEATPECLVPLTMFEDQVVWNGSSSRVFNAKNAVKKSRGSREEVTWAKLV; encoded by the coding sequence ATGGTAGAGTGGGTGCATAGCATCCTTTTAAAGAACCTGTCTTTATGGGCTGCAAAGATTCCAAATGTTACCTCTTGGGTTTGGAGGAAGATCTTACAAACTAGAGGCTTGGCTCAACCTTTCATCAGGCACATTGTGGGGAATGGAAATAATATCAGTTTCTGGTTCGATACATGGCATCCCCTTGGGCCATTGTATAAAAGATTTACGGGCAACTTACTATACAGCTTTGGATGCAAACCACATGCTCTTGTATCAGAAATTATAGTGGATGGGAGGTGGAGATGGCCTGTAGGCAGGAAAGCAACAGCAGAAGTTAAGAGGTTCAAGGAAGCTACACCAGAGTGCCTTGTTCCTTTGACAATGTTTGAGGATCAAGTTGTGTGGAATGGGAGTTCTTCTAGAGTTTTCAATGCAAAAAATGCCGTGAAGAAGTCTCGTGGATCAAGAGAGGAAGTAACTTGGGCAAAACTAGTTTAG